A genome region from Euphorbia lathyris chromosome 4, ddEupLath1.1, whole genome shotgun sequence includes the following:
- the LOC136227913 gene encoding uncharacterized protein, with protein MEGEPKSKSKSKWVQGEIGGSSDRRNRVNKKLHGSRMHRGTDASQGGSKPHHKRVKKERLPWVQRGIDASQGEMGGGFQHHQIKCKRVKKKRASRVQRGGSVHNKVNKEWMARVQRAIDASDEDMDAGFESCPFFWRPMNKSVDPIFVEVRKAKDRRYAKKAMEFYEKSQDDEFEILEVLYSERSRLLNPESKSDQAWCHVSFIAKPKNADCTDVSPKHFFGELLESDCSSKCNATYCCTFEPSDDPGFNHGCILCPAGQKFHPANGYHVGRPPWIQAGFVWI; from the exons ATGGAAGGAGAACCGAAATCGAAATCGAAATCGAAATG GGTGCAAGGAGAGATTGGTGGAAGCTCCGACCGTCGTAACAGAGTCAACAAGAAGCTACATGGCTCTAG GATGCACAGAGGAACTGATGCCTCTCAAGGAGGCTCCAAGCCGCATCATAAGAGAGTCAAGAAGGAGCGTCTCCCTTG GGTGCAAAGGGGAATTGATGCCTCTCAAGGAGAGATGGGTGGAGGCTTCCAGCATCACCAAATCAAGTGTAAGAGAGTCAAGAAGAAGCGTGCCTCTAG GGTGCAAAGAGGAGGCTCCGTGCATAACAAAGTCAATAAGGAGTGGATGGCTAG GGTGCAAAGAGCAATTGATGCCTCTGATGAAGATATGGATGCAGGCTTCGAGTCTTGCCCATTCTTTTGGAGACCCATGAACAAATCAGTTGACCCCAT ATTCGTGGAAGTCCGGAAGGCTAAGGATCGTAGATATGCAAAGAAAGCTATGGAATTTTATGAAAAAAGCCAG GATGATGAGTTCGAAATTTTAGAAGTCTTGTATTCAGAACGTTCGAGGCTATTGAACCCTGAATCTAAGAGTGATCAAGCATGGTGTCATGTCAGCTTCATTGCTAAACCGAAGAATGCTGACTGCACTGATGTCTCTCCAAAACACTTCTTTGGTGAATTATTGGAAAGCGATTGTTCATCGAAATGTAATGCAACTTACTGTTGTACATTCGAGCCTAGTGATGATCCTG GATTCAACCATGGTTGTATATTATGTCCGGCTGGTCAGAAATTCCATCCTGCTAATGGATATCATGTTGGTCGTCCGCCATGGATTCAAGCGGGATTTGTATGGATTTAA